The proteins below are encoded in one region of Acidithiobacillus ferrooxidans ATCC 23270:
- the sdo gene encoding sulfur dioxygenase subunit alpha Sdo — protein MLFRQLLETETSTYTYILGDPTWHEAVVIDPVLETVDEVLRILDRESMRLAYVLDTHVHADHVTGAGALRARTGAQVVISRGAAAPCADVLVDDDDFIVLGDDVIRVISTPGHTPGCVSYRWRDRVFTGDALLIGGCGRTDFQGGDAGALYDSITGKIFTLRDETLVYPGHDYAGRHVSCIGEEKRMNRRLAGKSREEFIAIMAELHLSEPKKIHVAVPANQRCGALSV, from the coding sequence ATGCTTTTCAGACAGCTTCTTGAAACCGAAACCAGCACCTACACCTACATCCTGGGCGACCCGACCTGGCACGAGGCCGTGGTTATCGACCCTGTTCTGGAAACCGTCGATGAGGTACTGCGCATACTGGATCGGGAATCCATGCGACTTGCATACGTGCTCGATACCCATGTCCACGCCGACCACGTTACCGGCGCCGGCGCACTGCGTGCGCGCACCGGTGCGCAGGTCGTGATCAGCCGCGGGGCCGCCGCGCCCTGTGCGGACGTACTAGTGGATGATGACGATTTTATCGTGCTGGGTGATGACGTCATACGGGTCATTAGCACGCCCGGCCATACTCCGGGATGCGTAAGTTACCGTTGGCGCGACCGGGTTTTCACGGGCGACGCACTCTTGATCGGGGGCTGTGGCCGCACGGATTTTCAGGGTGGCGATGCGGGGGCGCTCTATGACAGCATCACCGGGAAGATCTTCACACTGCGCGACGAGACGCTGGTCTACCCGGGCCACGACTATGCCGGTCGCCACGTCAGTTGCATCGGCGAGGAAAAGCGCATGAACCGTCGCCTGGCGGGTAAAAGCCGGGAGGAGTTCATCGCCATCATGGCGGAACTCCACTTGTCAGAACCGAAGAAAATTCATGTTGCCGTGCCCGCCAACCAGCGCTGTGGAGCGCTCAGCGTATGA
- the purE gene encoding 5-(carboxyamino)imidazole ribonucleotide mutase — MEQSVVGVVMGSESDWEVMRAAVEHLQALAIPCEQRVVSAHRTPDLLFDYAAGAAPRGLRCIIAGAGGAAHLPGMLAAKTIVPVLGVPVPSRHLQGLDSLLSIVQMPKGVPVATFAIGAAGAANAALFAAAMLAGADAALARRLLDFRARQETAVMAMTLPETGL, encoded by the coding sequence ATGGAACAATCGGTAGTGGGTGTGGTGATGGGCAGCGAAAGTGACTGGGAAGTGATGCGTGCCGCGGTGGAACATCTGCAGGCGTTGGCCATTCCCTGCGAACAGCGTGTCGTATCCGCACACCGCACGCCGGACCTCCTTTTTGACTATGCGGCTGGTGCCGCGCCACGGGGGCTGCGATGTATCATTGCCGGCGCTGGCGGCGCTGCGCACCTGCCCGGCATGCTGGCGGCCAAGACCATCGTGCCGGTGCTGGGCGTGCCGGTGCCCTCCCGGCATCTGCAAGGCCTGGATTCTCTATTGTCTATCGTGCAGATGCCAAAGGGGGTGCCGGTGGCCACCTTTGCCATCGGCGCAGCGGGTGCTGCCAATGCTGCCCTCTTTGCTGCCGCGATGCTGGCTGGTGCCGATGCGGCGCTGGCCCGGCGCCTGTTGGATTTTCGCGCGCGCCAAGAGACTGCAGTGATGGCCATGACCTTGCCGGAGACCGGCCTTTGA
- a CDS encoding NAD(P)/FAD-dependent oxidoreductase → MTQVTIIGAGFGGLTAVRHLRRRMPDAEITVIAPRAEFVYYPSLIWIPTGLRQGENLRIPLDRFFQRRRVQFHQGRVTGLRDGGRTVITDQGEVRNDALIIASGGRGIRKLPGIEHSFAICDGIDAAENIRDRLALMDKGTIAFGFAGNPLEPTAVRGGPVFELLFGIDTYLRQIDKRGQIELVFFNPMTEPGNRLGPKAVEGLLAEMQRRDIRTHLGHKISGFSVNKVMTEGGDIAADLILFMPGMTGPDWAADSGLPLSAGGFFQSDLHCTVPDHPGVFVIGDGGSYAGSPDWLPKQGHMADLQAGTAVHNLLLHLQGKAADNTFRSELICIVDTLDSGIMVYRSPNHASILPNSLWHAAKVAFEWRYLLHYR, encoded by the coding sequence ATGACCCAAGTGACCATTATCGGCGCAGGCTTTGGTGGCTTGACGGCCGTCCGCCACCTGCGTCGCCGGATGCCCGACGCGGAAATCACCGTCATCGCACCCAGGGCGGAGTTCGTTTACTACCCCAGCCTGATCTGGATTCCCACCGGGCTGCGGCAAGGCGAGAATCTGCGGATTCCCCTGGACCGTTTCTTTCAGCGCCGACGAGTGCAGTTTCATCAGGGTCGCGTCACTGGCCTGCGCGATGGCGGCCGTACCGTCATCACCGACCAGGGTGAAGTGCGGAACGACGCGCTCATCATTGCCAGCGGCGGTCGCGGTATTCGTAAGCTGCCGGGCATCGAACACAGTTTCGCCATCTGCGACGGTATCGATGCCGCCGAAAACATCCGAGACCGCTTGGCGCTGATGGACAAAGGCACCATTGCCTTCGGTTTCGCCGGCAATCCCCTGGAGCCGACCGCCGTACGCGGTGGTCCGGTCTTTGAACTGCTCTTTGGAATCGACACTTACCTTCGTCAGATCGATAAGCGCGGGCAAATCGAATTGGTATTTTTCAATCCGATGACCGAACCGGGTAATCGACTGGGTCCGAAGGCGGTGGAAGGACTGCTCGCGGAAATGCAGCGGCGCGATATTCGCACCCATCTTGGTCATAAAATCAGTGGGTTCTCGGTAAACAAAGTGATGACCGAAGGCGGCGACATTGCCGCGGACCTGATCCTGTTCATGCCCGGCATGACCGGCCCGGACTGGGCAGCCGACAGCGGTTTGCCCCTCTCTGCCGGTGGCTTTTTTCAGTCCGACCTGCACTGCACCGTCCCCGACCATCCGGGCGTCTTTGTCATTGGTGACGGGGGGTCCTACGCGGGCAGCCCGGACTGGCTACCCAAGCAGGGCCACATGGCGGACCTGCAGGCCGGGACCGCCGTGCATAACCTGCTCCTGCATCTGCAGGGGAAGGCGGCAGACAATACCTTCCGCAGCGAGTTGATCTGCATTGTCGACACCTTGGACAGCGGCATCATGGTCTATCGCAGCCCCAATCATGCCAGCATCCTGCCAAACTCGCTCTGGCATGCGGCCAAGGTCGCCTTTGAGTGGCGTTATCTGTTGCATTACCGCTGA
- a CDS encoding Crp/Fnr family transcriptional regulator — MRGQSIFAGLSREEVCELGMDVQDIHVPAGTTIYHEGDPAQYAYTLRQGGIKLVKSLPNGHAQIVRLLHHGDLLGFEGLRTDRHRHSAITLTGTDLCRLELRALDALSQRLPAVREAIFARWQQALQEAEDRIVELGAKKADARLATFLCQWVGAYPQQRAAPFPLTRQDLGEFLGLSTEHVSRIMADLKRHRLLHEHKGQIEIPDPQNLFLYASSDGTRA; from the coding sequence ATGCGCGGACAAAGCATATTTGCCGGGTTGAGCAGGGAAGAAGTCTGCGAACTCGGTATGGACGTCCAGGATATCCACGTCCCGGCGGGAACGACGATCTATCACGAGGGCGATCCTGCGCAATATGCCTATACGCTTCGTCAGGGCGGCATCAAGCTGGTCAAGAGTCTGCCCAATGGTCACGCTCAGATCGTTCGCCTGCTCCACCACGGCGACCTCCTGGGTTTTGAAGGATTGCGCACCGATCGGCATCGTCATAGTGCCATTACCTTGACCGGCACCGATCTCTGCCGCCTGGAACTGAGGGCACTGGATGCGCTTTCCCAGCGTCTCCCAGCGGTGCGTGAAGCCATTTTCGCGCGCTGGCAGCAGGCACTGCAGGAAGCCGAGGACCGCATCGTCGAACTGGGTGCCAAAAAGGCCGATGCCCGGCTGGCCACATTCCTCTGCCAATGGGTCGGCGCCTACCCGCAACAACGCGCGGCGCCTTTCCCCCTCACTCGTCAGGACCTGGGGGAGTTTCTCGGCCTTTCCACCGAGCACGTCAGCCGCATCATGGCGGACCTGAAACGCCACAGGCTGCTCCACGAACACAAGGGGCAAATCGAGATTCCCGATCCCCAAAACCTATTCCTGTACGCCAGCAGCGACGGCACCCGCGCCTGA
- the trmB gene encoding tRNA (guanosine(46)-N7)-methyltransferase TrmB → MPVMEEALKTSHRAIRSFVLRQGRITAAQTRAVAEYLPARQIDAHAEWRDPWNNQRPLMLEIGFGNGEHLAAIAAQRPTWGCIGIEVHTPGVGSLLLQLVEAGTDNVRIVHDDAVTWLKTLPDAILRCIIIQFPDPWPKKRQQKRRLIQPDFAAVLCRLLQPGGELQLATDWADYAGQMLTVLNATPGLQNADADNGYVFRPDNRILTRFERRGQRLGHAVYDLCYRRIP, encoded by the coding sequence ATGCCTGTCATGGAAGAAGCGCTCAAGACCAGCCATCGGGCCATCCGCAGTTTCGTCCTGCGCCAGGGCCGCATCACCGCTGCCCAGACACGGGCTGTTGCGGAATATTTGCCGGCCCGACAGATAGATGCCCATGCCGAATGGCGGGATCCCTGGAATAACCAAAGACCACTTATGCTGGAAATAGGCTTTGGTAACGGTGAGCACTTGGCCGCCATCGCCGCGCAACGGCCGACTTGGGGCTGCATCGGCATCGAGGTGCATACACCCGGCGTGGGGTCCCTGCTGCTGCAACTGGTGGAGGCCGGAACCGACAACGTCCGGATCGTCCACGACGATGCCGTCACTTGGCTGAAGACTCTGCCGGACGCTATTCTGCGCTGCATCATCATTCAGTTTCCTGATCCGTGGCCTAAAAAACGGCAACAAAAACGCCGCCTTATCCAGCCGGATTTTGCTGCAGTGTTGTGCCGCCTGCTGCAGCCCGGAGGCGAACTGCAACTGGCCACGGACTGGGCGGATTATGCTGGGCAGATGCTCACAGTGCTCAACGCCACCCCGGGCCTGCAAAATGCAGATGCCGACAATGGCTATGTCTTCCGCCCCGACAACCGCATCCTGACCCGATTTGAGCGGCGCGGGCAACGACTGGGGCATGCGGTTTATGACCTCTGCTATCGACGCATCCCGTGA